The nucleotide sequence GGGACGCACGGTCATCTTCCGCAAAGTGCAGGAGTGGACTCTAATGGCAAGTATCAGTGATCAGCCTCTGTTGTTGGCAAACACCAAAGCTGGGCAGTGGATTTGTGCTGTGATTGGTTTCGCTCCATCTGGAAATTATCTAGAGCCGCAATGTTTTTGTGAAGTGGTTGGTTTCTAATCAAGCTTATTAGTCAACATGTAAACTTTGCCAGCATCTGCCTATTAGTAATATCCTCACGTCTTTACCTCGGCCAGTGCTGCAGTAGTTTTGCCCCACGAAGGCTGACAACTTTAACTCTCATATTTAATGTCATAATCTGATTGAAGTTACATTAATATCTACTTTAGTTTACATCCTCTCTTTGGTTTTACAGATTCTAAAGACCCTAGTTGTTGCTCTGCTGGTTGCTGGAGTCATCCCACTGCTACTGGGTCTGctgtttgaattagttattgtGGCTCCTCTCAGGGTTCCCCTGGACCAAACACCTCTCTTCTACCCCTGGCAGGTAtgattgtgtctctgttgtATGAGTGTATCTGTCTTTTTCCATCCCTCTTTTCCCTTCTCCATATGAAAGACTTTCTTTTATTCCCAGACTTATTTCTATATTCATCCATTGATCTTTGTTATCTTCAGGACTGGGCTCTCGGAGTGCTTCATGCCAAAATCATCGCTGCCATCACTCTTATGGGCCCTCAGTGGTGGCTGAAAACCGTTATTGAGCAGGTGGGTTTTAGTATTAACTCTCAAATCTTACAAATTATTTAAAGATGCAATTTCTGCATCTTGCAATCAACAAATATTCATCACTTTGCCTTTAAGAGTTTCTAAGATTTCAGTCTCTTGTCTCGATTTGGAAACTAATTCTCGAATAAAATCTTGACACTGCAGTTGTTTAACAACAGAGGATGCTACCATGTTCATTCGTTCTGTTTTGCAGCTCACTTGGTTTTCTCCTGTATTTGCGTTAAAAGACAGTAACTCCTCATTGCAGGTCAATTAAATTGTAATTCGTTCTACAACAAATCCAAACTTTCTCTCTTAGGTTTACGCAAATGGGATTCGCAACATTGATCTCCAATTTATAATCCGTAAACTGGCTGCTCCAGTCATCTCAGTCCTGCTGCTGTCCTTGTGTGTACCGTATGTGATTGCTTCTGGAGTCGTCCCGGCTGTTGGTGAGTGTATTTTTGGATTCacaggaaatgtatttgtttgaatCTGTCATTTTCCCTGTTGGTTTAGTAATCACACCTATGAAATTATCCAAAACAGGAGCAGCACACTTAACCACACCAGTAAATTTACTTTCCAATCTATGTAAAATGAGTTTCTTTTAAAGATTCATAATGTCCACAAAGGTGTTTCCAAAAATATTGCTCTTCTTCTTATCTCAGATGACTGTTGCAGTGACTACATTGTCATTAAATGGGAGGTTCAATGAAACAATATATAACTGTAGTGGATTGCTGTTGCAGGAGTGACCCCAGAGATGGAGATTCTAATGCAGAGGAGGATCTATCCATTCCTCCTGATGGTGGTCTCGCTCATCGGCATCCTGTCCTTCCAGATCCGACAGTTTAAACGCCTTTACGAACACATCAAGAACGACAAGTAAGGAcgattttgtttttcagcaacGACACTTGCAACATTTAGGATGTTAATTGTAGAGCAACTTTCCAGTTTTAGTTTTGTAAGTAAAAAATATCCGGTGCAAACTTGTATTGTGCCAGTTGGAATAAAGGTTCATGGTTAAACTTTCTGAGTATATATCATGAGCTTTTTTAAAGAAGAAGTGTTAGTTCAGTGCTGGAAAGTCTGAAAACAGAAGGAATCattgtgttaatgttgtgataatttgtcttTACAGGTATTTGGTCGGCCAGAGGCTCGTCAACTACGAGCGCAAAGCCGGAAGAGCGAGCTCGAGCCCCCCCTCCAACCCTGTCGCAGAGTAGATTCTTGTTTCACACGtggccactttttttttttgcaccagtTAAGTTGTGTACACCCCTTTGATTTTCGACCACCGTAATCCTTTGGAATCTCCTGTGGATGTTGGTGGATTTGATGGATGTCGTTCAATTTTTTGAATTCCCTTTCGCGCCCCCATCAAAAGGTGGGACGGGAGGAGATTGTGTTATAATCATGGGACAGCTGAgtaaccccctcccccctctgatTGACGGAGTAGGCAGGAGGGTGAGGGTAACAGGGTTTGATTTGAAGcctgttgtttttcatgcttTGCTTTGTAAAGTGCTGCCTGATAATTGTACATGTGTAAATACTTTGAACGCAGACTTTGtcttaccaaaaaaaaaaaaagacggaTATGGATTAATGCAATGACCATTGTACATCTTAAAAGTGTATGTATaatttattaaatcaaactgaCAATTTATCCTTTTGTTGCATTTGTTGTCAACACGATCTGGTTTTTGTTTAACAGGCAGGAGGAAGTGGGACAGTACAAAGGTGAGTTTTAGACTAGAGCCACATGCCATTTTAAAATCGCTTATGTATGATGTGTCAACAAAACACTGATTGCAGTTATCTCAATAACTACACAGAGATTTTTTTCCATAATTCCCTCTGGCAAGAAGGATTTATTTTCACCCCTCTACATTTGTATGgtccattacattttggcatgGGTGCAGAcaaaggggtggatccaggaagtTTGGATCACTTTCCTCTGATTTCCCAGTGAATCATTGATGGGGCTCGATGGAGCCTATTTAAGAGACTGATCTATAGGCATGTGGATCCATGTAAAAATCTGGTTTATGATTTATCTAAAATCTGTTTGAAGATACATAGATTGCCCATATGATCAATACATGACTGGGGGTGGTGTCACTGCCTCGTCCTTAGGTATGAGTGGTGAATCTAGCACAATTCCAAATTCCTCTGCTAAAACAACAGTAATCTCCTCATCTTGAAGTTCTCTGGTGGTGGTGTCCAACACCCCCCCTGTTCCCTCAGAGGGGAATGTGGTGGAGATAAGTCTGCGGCCAATGTAGGTGAGCGTTCCAcctggttttaaaatgttgcaGAGGGATTTGCAGAAGAAGATAGAGCAGGGGGAGCTCTGGTGGTACTGGCACATGTCAGTGAACTCCTCCAGGCGCCTGGGATCGAGGGTGAACTTGTAGATATCCTTCCAGTCTCCATCCGCACCCCTGTTCTCCTTTCCTTGCCATTCAAGAAAGTGCATATCCCCTTCCTTTCTGATGCGGTACACTCTGTGGCCCTCCGCCTGGGGCCCGCTGGTCTCCAGAGAAAGCGGCACAGAGAAGCCTGGCAAGCCGAAGCCGACGTCGCACAGCCAGCGGTGTCCACGGAGGGTCACCATGAGGACGAGGTGGTTAAACGGTGGCCCGTTGCGTCCGGTGCTCGTGCACTTCACCTGGCCGGAGAGCGTGGTCACCTGGAAGCCCAGTGAGGACAGCAGCCAGGAGAAGAGGCCGTTGTTCTCGCAGCAGAAGCCGCCTCGGCGCCGGGTTACGATCTTGTCGTAGATCAgcgggagctggagctggatTCTTCCGCCGCTGTGAATCGTCAGGTTCTCGAACGGCACCGACAGCAAGTGGCGAGCGTGGATCGACCGCAGCGCGTCCAGGTCGGGCTCAGCCGGGACCGTGGACCCGATCCGCTTCAAATATTTCTGCACATCCATGTCCACGGAGTTGCTGCGTGTTCTGGATCAGACCGACTTCGCTTTAACTATCAACAACAACACGATGATTCAAACCTCGTGTGCATGGACTTAGCTCATTAGAGTTTGCGTTGCTGGTTCTTGTGGTTTCATTGCTTCCTTACGCACCGCCCAGATGTGGAAGAGCTCACATCTGGGCGGCGATTGGTCAAGATACAATGATTCTTACATAAGAtttgtatatacagtctatgattctTACCAGTGAAAGTTTGGAAATAAACTTTTTTATGAGCAGTTTTTTGTCAGAACTTTATTGATCAGAATCAATTCCCATTTTCTCATGACAAGTCATGTAACAAGTCCATCTGTTAAAATCAAACCATGAATTATGATATAGATCttatttttacacaaatatGTTAATACACTACACTCAagatttttattaaatcatGGGCCATAAAGCGACCACAGTTTACACAAGTCATTCATTCAGCTCTAAGTATCATTGAGTATATATTTAACTATCTGGTTTGTTCCTCGTTTAAACACAATATGTGTTTGATTTTCTATGCACATTTCTgcaatttttttcaatttttaattcctctgtatatatttgaaTCCTacgcaaatgtttaatttctctgtaaaagtttaattttgcttcagttgtttaatttatttatttaattgaatttccttaattcctctgtacacaTCTCAATTTACATTCATCT is from Paralichthys olivaceus isolate ysfri-2021 chromosome 17, ASM2471397v2, whole genome shotgun sequence and encodes:
- the LOC109629816 gene encoding arylamine N-acetyltransferase 1-like — protein: MDVQKYLKRIGSTVPAEPDLDALRSIHARHLLSVPFENLTIHSGGRIQLQLPLIYDKIVTRRRGGFCCENNGLFSWLLSSLGFQVTTLSGQVKCTSTGRNGPPFNHLVLMVTLRGHRWLCDVGFGLPGFSVPLSLETSGPQAEGHRVYRIRKEGDMHFLEWQGKENRGADGDWKDIYKFTLDPRRLEEFTDMCQYHQSSPCSIFFCKSLCNILKPGGTLTYIGRRLISTTFPSEGTGGVLDTTTRELQDEEITVVLAEEFGIVLDSPLIPKDEAVTPPPVMY